The following coding sequences lie in one Treponema socranskii subsp. buccale genomic window:
- a CDS encoding CdaR family protein yields the protein MKIKRLFEKIMENWPAKVICFGIALVLYLVHITSLLDRKTYTVPLKIVADGGMYPMSDYPEYVRITVRSTAENIAETLQSDFTATIDLTKYEKEGSFSIPVSVHLSPKLLLMDPFEIKLNPESVSMRLEEKTLKYVSVTPALSGEVRHGYTVTKTTVEPATVEITGPRRSVDETKQVYTSAIDVTSLSESKTVEASLQNINSLLAINPAKSYTVRIEVAEEPLVKKFTDVPVRLLFLPEWFEAEGEAPKISFDVAGTVPMLEDYDLSEGAVYADCSAIDKAGTYDLPVHITLPSYFQIENQSAEAVSVSVRARREDNADLGAENR from the coding sequence ATGAAAATAAAGCGGCTGTTTGAAAAGATTATGGAAAATTGGCCGGCAAAAGTGATCTGCTTCGGCATCGCACTCGTGCTGTATCTCGTGCACATCACATCGCTCCTCGACCGGAAAACGTACACCGTTCCGTTAAAGATCGTTGCAGACGGCGGTATGTATCCGATGAGCGATTATCCCGAATACGTGCGCATAACGGTACGCTCGACGGCGGAAAACATCGCCGAAACGCTGCAGAGCGATTTTACGGCAACGATCGATTTGACAAAATATGAAAAGGAAGGGAGCTTTTCGATTCCCGTATCGGTGCACTTGTCGCCGAAACTTTTGCTCATGGATCCCTTTGAAATAAAATTGAATCCCGAATCGGTGTCGATGCGCCTCGAAGAAAAGACGCTGAAGTACGTGTCGGTTACGCCGGCTCTTTCCGGCGAAGTGCGGCACGGCTATACCGTTACGAAAACGACGGTGGAACCGGCGACGGTCGAAATCACAGGTCCTCGCAGATCGGTAGACGAAACAAAGCAAGTGTATACGTCCGCGATCGACGTGACCTCTCTTTCCGAGTCGAAAACGGTCGAAGCGTCGCTGCAAAACATCAATTCGCTTCTCGCGATAAACCCTGCAAAATCCTATACCGTACGGATCGAAGTCGCGGAAGAACCGCTCGTAAAAAAGTTTACCGACGTACCGGTACGTCTTTTGTTTTTGCCGGAGTGGTTCGAAGCGGAAGGAGAGGCTCCGAAGATAAGTTTCGATGTAGCGGGGACGGTACCGATGCTCGAAGATTATGATTTGAGTGAAGGCGCCGTATACGCCGACTGCAGCGCGATCGACAAAGCGGGCACCTACGATTTGCCCGTACACATTACGCTTCCGTCGTATTTTCAAATAGAAAATCAAAGCGCGGAAGCGGTAAGCGTTTCGGTACGCGCACGGCGCGAAGACAACGCCGATCTCGGAGCGGAGAACCGATGA
- the truA gene encoding tRNA pseudouridine(38-40) synthase TruA, translated as MRNILLTLSYDGTDFCGWQRQDGSDEGKSVRTVQAVLEEALAKLHGSHITLYGSGRTDSGVHALSQAANFFSPIDSIPIEKYPLIINNMLPLDVRVMSAASVDEKFNARYSATSRVYRYCMFASGTPPAHLARYVWPLFRMPDVQKLNTLAACLSGELDCASFAASGDASLSTNRYIERARFFSEQVFPYGTLVVFEIEANAFLWKMVRTICGTLLQLEKKGAPDDALKKIIEEKDRRKAGITAPPQGLFLHEVKFDGKRRHA; from the coding sequence GTGCGTAATATTTTATTGACCCTTTCCTATGACGGTACCGACTTTTGCGGATGGCAGCGGCAGGACGGAAGCGATGAGGGAAAGAGCGTTCGCACGGTGCAGGCCGTCCTCGAAGAAGCGCTTGCAAAACTGCACGGCTCGCATATCACGCTTTACGGCTCGGGGCGCACCGACAGCGGAGTGCACGCGCTTTCTCAAGCGGCGAATTTTTTTTCTCCGATCGATTCGATCCCGATCGAAAAGTATCCTTTAATAATCAACAATATGCTGCCGCTCGACGTGCGCGTTATGAGCGCCGCTTCGGTCGATGAAAAGTTCAACGCGCGCTACAGCGCGACGAGCAGGGTGTACCGTTATTGCATGTTCGCATCGGGCACCCCTCCGGCGCACCTTGCGCGTTACGTGTGGCCGCTTTTCAGAATGCCCGATGTACAAAAGCTCAATACGCTCGCCGCATGCCTTTCGGGTGAACTCGACTGCGCGTCTTTCGCCGCTTCGGGGGATGCAAGCCTTTCGACAAATCGCTATATAGAGCGCGCGCGATTTTTTTCCGAACAGGTCTTTCCGTACGGCACTCTCGTCGTATTCGAAATAGAAGCGAACGCGTTTTTGTGGAAGATGGTGCGCACGATCTGCGGCACGCTTTTGCAGCTCGAAAAAAAAGGGGCACCCGACGATGCGTTAAAAAAAATCATCGAAGAGAAGGATCGGAGAAAAGCCGGCATAACCGCTCCGCCTCAGGGATTGTTTTTACACGAAGTCAAATTCGACGGAAAGAGGCGGCACGCTTAG
- a CDS encoding xylulokinase, protein MEAKLIAEEIRSGKAILGIELGSTRIKSVLIDTKNVPVAQGAFDWENSFIDGIWTYPLDKVYEGIAESYARMKEDVMQKYGVELTKLRALGISAMMHGYLVFDKSGNLLVPFRTWRNTITTEAAAKLSAFFDYPVPERWSISHLYQAVLNGEKHVGDVAFMTTLSGYVHWKLTGKKVLGVGDASGMFPIDIATKNYNKKMLGRFSSLVAEKKYGWNIESVLPEVLVAGDDAGSLTKEGAALLDKDGALESGIPLCPPEGDAGTGMVATNSVAKRTGNVSAGTSVFAMVVLEKELSKTYSCKIDLVTTPDGSLTAMAHANNCTGEYDSWIGVFGEAAAALGARFDKGTLYDTLLGLALKGDKDCGGLMPYNYISGESMTGLESGRPLFVRTQSAGFSLANFMRAQLFTALGALRTGMDILFDKEHVALDTLVCHGGFFKTAETGLRVMAAAMHTKVAALETAGEGGPWGIALLASYMVHKNGRSLAQFLNEDVFASSESKTVVPDPADVEGFNTFFARYTKGLPVVKAATEYIDW, encoded by the coding sequence ATGGAAGCAAAACTCATCGCAGAAGAAATACGATCGGGCAAAGCGATCCTCGGCATCGAACTCGGTTCGACGAGGATAAAATCGGTGCTCATCGATACGAAAAATGTCCCCGTCGCACAGGGTGCTTTCGATTGGGAAAACTCCTTTATCGACGGCATCTGGACCTATCCGCTCGATAAAGTGTACGAAGGCATCGCGGAAAGTTACGCTCGAATGAAAGAAGATGTCATGCAAAAGTACGGCGTAGAGCTCACAAAGCTGCGAGCGCTCGGCATCAGCGCGATGATGCACGGCTACCTCGTCTTCGACAAGTCCGGCAATCTGCTCGTCCCGTTCCGTACTTGGCGCAATACGATCACGACGGAAGCGGCGGCAAAGCTTTCGGCGTTCTTCGATTACCCCGTTCCCGAACGATGGAGCATATCCCATCTGTATCAGGCTGTTTTAAACGGCGAAAAGCATGTCGGAGACGTCGCGTTTATGACGACGCTCTCAGGCTACGTGCATTGGAAGCTGACAGGGAAAAAAGTGCTCGGTGTGGGAGATGCGTCGGGTATGTTCCCGATCGACATCGCAACAAAAAATTACAATAAAAAAATGCTCGGCCGGTTTTCATCGCTCGTCGCGGAAAAAAAGTACGGCTGGAATATCGAAAGCGTTTTGCCCGAAGTGCTCGTTGCGGGAGACGACGCGGGTTCTCTTACGAAAGAAGGCGCCGCTCTGCTCGACAAAGACGGTGCGCTCGAAAGCGGCATTCCGCTCTGCCCGCCCGAAGGAGATGCGGGCACCGGCATGGTCGCAACGAATTCGGTCGCAAAGCGCACGGGCAACGTTTCGGCAGGCACATCCGTATTTGCGATGGTCGTGCTCGAAAAAGAGCTTTCAAAAACGTACAGCTGCAAAATCGATTTGGTGACGACGCCCGACGGTTCTCTTACGGCGATGGCACACGCAAACAACTGTACCGGAGAATACGACAGCTGGATCGGCGTTTTCGGTGAAGCGGCGGCAGCTCTCGGCGCTCGCTTCGACAAAGGAACGCTCTACGATACGCTGCTCGGCCTCGCGTTGAAAGGGGACAAAGACTGCGGCGGTCTCATGCCGTACAACTATATTTCAGGCGAATCGATGACGGGTCTCGAATCAGGACGACCGCTTTTTGTGCGAACGCAAAGTGCCGGCTTTAGCCTTGCCAATTTTATGCGCGCCCAACTCTTTACCGCACTCGGCGCGCTACGTACCGGCATGGACATTCTGTTCGACAAAGAGCACGTCGCCCTCGATACCCTCGTCTGCCACGGAGGATTTTTCAAAACGGCGGAAACCGGTCTTCGCGTTATGGCGGCGGCAATGCACACGAAAGTCGCCGCTCTCGAGACGGCGGGCGAAGGCGGCCCATGGGGAATCGCCCTTCTCGCTTCATATATGGTACATAAAAACGGACGCAGCCTCGCGCAATTTTTAAACGAAGACGTATTTGCATCGAGCGAATCGAAAACCGTCGTACCCGATCCCGCCGACGTCGAAGGATTCAATACATTCTTTGCGCGCTATACGAAGGGATTGCCCGTCGTAAAAGCCGCGACGGAATACATCGATTGGTAG
- the priA gene encoding replication restart helicase PriA: protein MIYLDIVLNVPVNRSFTYSYTPDKKEKAEIGMRVEVPFGNRKLTGFITDIGDTAPDDVPKEKIRAVRRIVDEEPLLTSELFSLAKWMADYYLCPLGEIVSAMIPSGRRETGSGGFSFADDIPSSEVHDLSDEQRQAVSDILSAKTKNTRFHYVYGPTGSGKTEVFLRVAEAVLAQNKGVIYLVPEIGLTPQVIRAVRARFGNTAAVLHSGLTQSRKFSEWKRILRKEARVVIGARSAVFAPVPDLGLIIIDEEHDASYKSGTTPRYHARQVAMYRASRSAIPLVMGSATPSVESWYLMNEGSLVRHTLTKRLAGGTMPEIVRIDLTKEKTDGCLSRSLANEIRTTLNLKKQTILFLNRRGFTHFFRCGDCGYEMTCKNCSVPMTYHKSERRLRCHYCGWSVEPPESCPVCGSLNIGYSGFGTEYIEAETKAKFPNAKIVRIDTDALTKRGELEEKLAAFGRGDYDIMLGTQMVAKGLNFPNLRLVGIVLADTGLHMPDFRASERTFSLITQVAGRAGRFFPDGKVLVQTYNPSKEPVALACTHDTEKFYAYELGERKLLGFPPFSRLIRLVFRSADKNAAEETAAAGAKLLSDEIKKMRSANAVEILGPAECPILKISQNYRYHLLLRGSDIRPLQKAARTLLFGYSHAQSVYIECDVDPVSLL from the coding sequence ATGATATATCTCGACATCGTTTTAAACGTGCCGGTAAACCGATCGTTTACGTATTCGTATACACCCGACAAAAAAGAAAAAGCCGAAATCGGAATGCGGGTCGAAGTGCCCTTCGGAAACAGAAAGCTTACGGGCTTTATCACGGACATCGGCGATACGGCGCCCGATGACGTGCCGAAAGAAAAAATCCGTGCCGTACGGCGCATCGTAGACGAAGAGCCGCTTTTGACGAGCGAACTTTTTTCTCTCGCAAAATGGATGGCCGATTACTATCTCTGCCCGCTCGGCGAAATCGTTTCGGCGATGATTCCGTCGGGAAGACGCGAAACGGGTTCGGGAGGATTTTCGTTTGCCGACGACATTCCCTCAAGCGAAGTGCACGATCTTTCGGACGAACAGAGACAAGCGGTATCGGATATCCTGTCCGCAAAGACAAAAAACACACGATTCCACTATGTATACGGGCCGACGGGAAGCGGCAAAACGGAAGTATTTTTGCGCGTCGCAGAAGCCGTACTCGCTCAAAACAAAGGCGTCATCTACCTCGTCCCCGAAATCGGGCTTACGCCGCAAGTGATACGCGCAGTGCGCGCCCGTTTCGGAAACACCGCCGCAGTCCTCCATTCCGGTCTCACGCAAAGCCGAAAGTTTTCCGAGTGGAAACGCATCCTCCGAAAAGAAGCGCGCGTCGTCATCGGAGCGCGGAGCGCGGTGTTCGCTCCGGTACCGGATTTGGGACTCATCATCATCGACGAAGAGCACGACGCTTCTTATAAAAGCGGAACGACGCCCCGCTATCACGCGCGCCAAGTTGCGATGTACCGCGCATCGCGCAGTGCAATTCCGCTCGTCATGGGAAGCGCGACGCCGTCGGTCGAATCGTGGTACCTCATGAACGAAGGAAGCCTCGTCCGCCACACGCTCACAAAGCGCCTTGCAGGGGGAACGATGCCTGAAATCGTGCGCATCGATTTGACGAAGGAAAAGACCGACGGCTGCCTTTCTCGTTCACTCGCGAACGAAATCAGGACGACGCTCAATCTCAAAAAGCAGACGATACTCTTTTTAAATCGGAGAGGTTTTACCCACTTTTTCCGATGCGGCGACTGCGGTTACGAGATGACGTGTAAAAACTGTTCCGTGCCGATGACCTATCACAAAAGCGAGCGGCGGCTTCGCTGTCATTACTGCGGATGGTCGGTCGAACCGCCCGAATCGTGCCCCGTCTGCGGTTCGCTCAATATCGGCTATTCCGGATTCGGCACCGAATACATCGAAGCGGAAACGAAAGCGAAATTTCCGAATGCGAAGATCGTCAGAATCGATACGGACGCTTTGACAAAGCGCGGCGAACTCGAAGAAAAACTTGCGGCGTTCGGACGCGGAGATTACGACATCATGCTCGGCACGCAGATGGTCGCCAAGGGACTCAACTTTCCGAACCTGCGTCTCGTCGGCATCGTGCTCGCGGATACGGGGCTCCACATGCCGGACTTCCGCGCTTCCGAGCGCACCTTTTCGCTTATCACGCAGGTTGCGGGCCGCGCGGGGCGTTTTTTCCCGGACGGAAAAGTCCTCGTGCAAACCTACAATCCGTCGAAAGAGCCCGTCGCGCTCGCGTGCACTCACGATACGGAGAAATTTTACGCGTATGAACTCGGCGAGCGAAAGCTCCTCGGTTTTCCTCCGTTCAGCCGCCTCATCCGCCTCGTCTTCCGATCCGCCGATAAAAATGCCGCCGAAGAAACCGCAGCGGCGGGTGCGAAACTCCTTTCGGACGAAATAAAAAAAATGCGGAGCGCAAACGCCGTCGAAATACTCGGTCCCGCAGAATGCCCGATTTTAAAAATATCGCAAAACTACCGCTATCACTTGCTGCTTCGAGGAAGCGATATCCGCCCGCTGCAAAAAGCCGCAAGAACACTCCTCTTCGGCTACAGCCATGCGCAGTCGGTGTACATCGAATGCGACGTCGATCCCGTTTCGCTGTTATAG
- a CDS encoding DNA-directed RNA polymerase subunit omega: protein MVFPLEELVKYSDNIYEITVAASRRAFQLAKVEDPEIEENDGKVVSLAARQLFDDEVTFKIERQ, encoded by the coding sequence ATGGTATTTCCGCTTGAAGAACTTGTAAAATACAGCGACAATATTTATGAAATCACCGTTGCGGCGAGCCGCCGTGCGTTTCAGCTGGCAAAAGTCGAAGATCCGGAAATCGAAGAAAACGACGGTAAAGTCGTCTCTCTTGCCGCACGTCAGCTTTTTGACGACGAAGTGACGTTTAAAATCGAACGACAATAA
- the cdaA gene encoding diadenylate cyclase CdaA, with protein MKALDSLRAAYDYIRLILDIGILTFILYKAYELIVKTNGMQIIRAAVIVGLAYAASIFLHLETLQWILTVMGPGLLIAFAIVFQPEMRKLFLKLGQSRWFAFGSRSKHTYVDSVLIAAEILSKQKRGMLVVFERHTKMDDILNTGTKLNADLSSSLLVTIFGMDTPLHDGACFVLGGKLLAAGCFLPLSEQYDIKKTFGTRHRAALGLSEVSDAVVLVVSEETGAISLAYDSKLHYDLTMTELTKILENLLEITPDAYQVEDTIDENKAAV; from the coding sequence TTGAAAGCGTTGGACAGTTTGCGTGCAGCCTACGATTATATCCGGCTCATCCTCGACATCGGTATCCTCACCTTTATCCTGTATAAAGCGTACGAGCTCATCGTCAAAACGAACGGTATGCAGATCATCCGTGCCGCCGTCATCGTCGGCTTGGCCTATGCCGCTTCCATTTTTCTGCATCTGGAAACGCTGCAGTGGATATTGACCGTTATGGGGCCGGGTCTTCTCATCGCCTTTGCGATCGTGTTTCAGCCCGAAATGCGAAAGCTCTTTTTAAAGCTCGGACAGAGCAGGTGGTTCGCTTTCGGCAGCCGTTCAAAGCATACCTACGTCGATTCGGTTTTGATCGCGGCGGAGATATTGTCAAAGCAAAAGCGCGGTATGCTCGTCGTATTCGAGCGGCACACGAAGATGGACGATATCCTCAACACCGGTACAAAGCTCAACGCCGATCTTTCGTCGAGCCTGCTCGTGACGATCTTCGGCATGGACACCCCTCTGCACGACGGCGCGTGTTTTGTGCTCGGCGGAAAGCTCCTCGCTGCAGGCTGCTTTTTGCCGTTGAGCGAACAGTACGATATTAAAAAAACTTTCGGTACGCGGCACCGCGCCGCTCTCGGGCTTTCCGAAGTTTCCGACGCCGTCGTGCTCGTCGTGTCGGAAGAGACGGGAGCGATAAGCCTCGCATACGATTCGAAGCTGCACTACGATTTGACGATGACGGAGCTCACGAAGATTCTCGAAAACCTTCTCGAAATTACGCCCGATGCATATCAGGTAGAGGATACGATAGATGAAAATAAAGCGGCTGTTTGA
- the dxs gene encoding 1-deoxy-D-xylulose-5-phosphate synthase, translating into MFVIRRFFTILSGIRSPADIKKLPTSELPFLAREIRKTIIEVVGKNGGHLASNLGVVELTIALHRVFSSPEDAIVWDVSHQCYAHKLLTGRYASFPTLRLSGGISGFTRRDESEHDFFSVGHASTSISSALGLLVSRDIQNKGGKVVAVIGDGALTGGMAFEALSHAGQLAKNLIVVLNDNQMSIDHNTGSISRYLSRMTMSAQYQTLRYKIDRFIDRVPYFNKKLEKLAFRFKRALKGMFLTNNLFVDLGFEYVGPLNGHDEQTLEKVFRRVEKLPRPVVVHVVTKKGKGYSPAEDNPERFHGIGPFLISDGAVEKFDALSFTESFSDILISLAEKDEKIVAVTAAMAKGTGLNAFARRYPNRFFDVGIAEEHAVTFAGALARGGLVPVVCIYSTFMQRAIDQMIHDIALQDVHVVFMLDRAGVVPGDGETHQGLFDIALLRPIPQLRILCPATAEDLKRCLSFAVESDGATVIRYPKLTCPSEQASFSSPIEAGRGVIVSASDIAPLQEAYFEEKKAGTFIRILFVCTGGMYAETLVACRSLLMKGIYADIYALRFIKPIDEEYFAHTASSYDGAVIVEDGVLTGGIASYLEAVLVKRDIRNVAVKAFADRFYPQGTRSEICRDAHMSSEDIAAAALRLAESRNA; encoded by the coding sequence TTGTTTGTAATACGGAGGTTTTTTACGATCCTTTCCGGCATACGTTCCCCTGCAGATATTAAAAAACTTCCGACATCCGAACTTCCTTTTCTTGCCCGTGAAATCAGAAAAACGATTATCGAAGTCGTCGGTAAAAACGGCGGTCATCTCGCAAGCAATCTCGGCGTCGTCGAACTTACGATTGCGCTGCACCGCGTGTTTTCGAGTCCCGAAGACGCGATCGTATGGGATGTGAGTCATCAATGCTACGCGCACAAATTGCTGACCGGGCGCTATGCTTCGTTTCCGACGCTCCGCCTTTCGGGCGGCATTTCGGGTTTTACGCGGAGAGACGAAAGCGAGCACGATTTTTTCAGCGTCGGTCACGCGTCGACGTCGATTTCTTCGGCGCTCGGTCTCCTCGTTTCCCGCGATATTCAAAACAAAGGCGGAAAGGTCGTCGCCGTTATCGGCGACGGAGCGCTTACGGGGGGTATGGCTTTCGAAGCGCTGTCCCACGCGGGTCAGCTTGCAAAAAATCTCATCGTCGTGCTCAACGACAATCAGATGTCGATCGATCACAATACGGGATCCATTTCGCGCTATCTTTCGCGGATGACGATGTCCGCTCAGTATCAAACCCTCCGTTATAAAATCGACCGCTTTATCGACCGCGTTCCGTATTTTAACAAAAAACTTGAAAAACTCGCGTTCCGCTTTAAGCGTGCCCTCAAGGGTATGTTTTTGACGAACAATTTGTTTGTCGATTTGGGATTCGAATACGTAGGCCCCTTGAACGGTCACGACGAACAAACGCTTGAAAAGGTGTTCCGCCGCGTGGAAAAACTTCCGCGTCCGGTCGTCGTCCACGTCGTAACGAAAAAGGGCAAGGGCTACAGTCCCGCCGAAGACAATCCCGAACGTTTCCACGGCATCGGTCCCTTTCTCATATCCGACGGCGCGGTCGAAAAATTCGATGCATTGAGTTTTACCGAATCGTTCAGCGATATCCTCATTTCGCTTGCCGAAAAGGATGAAAAGATCGTCGCCGTGACGGCCGCCATGGCGAAGGGTACGGGCTTGAACGCTTTTGCACGTCGTTATCCGAATCGCTTTTTCGACGTCGGCATCGCCGAAGAACACGCCGTCACTTTTGCGGGCGCTCTCGCGCGGGGCGGTCTCGTGCCGGTCGTGTGCATCTATTCAACCTTTATGCAGCGGGCGATCGATCAGATGATTCACGATATCGCGCTGCAGGACGTTCATGTCGTTTTTATGCTCGACCGAGCGGGCGTCGTTCCGGGTGACGGTGAGACGCATCAGGGCTTGTTCGATATTGCGCTTTTGCGTCCGATTCCGCAGCTTCGCATTCTGTGCCCCGCGACTGCCGAAGATTTAAAGCGCTGCCTTTCTTTTGCCGTCGAATCCGATGGTGCGACGGTAATCCGTTATCCGAAGCTCACGTGCCCGTCGGAGCAGGCATCTTTTTCATCTCCGATCGAAGCGGGCAGGGGTGTCATCGTTTCGGCATCGGATATCGCGCCTTTGCAGGAAGCGTACTTCGAAGAAAAAAAAGCGGGAACTTTTATCCGCATACTCTTTGTGTGTACGGGCGGGATGTACGCGGAAACGCTCGTCGCTTGTCGATCGCTTTTGATGAAGGGCATCTATGCCGATATCTACGCGCTCCGTTTTATTAAGCCGATAGACGAAGAATATTTTGCGCACACCGCCTCTTCATACGACGGAGCGGTCATCGTTGAAGACGGGGTTTTGACCGGCGGCATCGCTTCGTATCTCGAAGCGGTTTTGGTAAAGCGAGACATTCGAAACGTTGCGGTAAAAGCGTTTGCAGATCGATTTTATCCGCAGGGAACGCGATCCGAAATCTGCCGGGATGCGCACATGTCGAGCGAAGACATCGCGGCGGCGGCGCTACGTCTTGCCGAAAGTCGAAACGCCTAA
- the acpS gene encoding holo-ACP synthase, with translation MIYGIGTDIADVRRFAKWVENPDLIERFFNKREIKTSGSRQTLQEHYASRFAVKEAFSKALGTGVAGFQLGDIYVGHNEDGKPELYLEGRAAGLVERRCGKGARIFVSLSHEKEYTVAFVVIEV, from the coding sequence ATGATCTACGGCATCGGAACCGACATTGCCGACGTACGCCGCTTTGCGAAGTGGGTCGAAAACCCCGATTTAATCGAGCGCTTTTTTAATAAACGAGAGATAAAAACTTCCGGTTCACGCCAAACGTTGCAGGAACACTATGCATCGCGATTTGCCGTTAAAGAAGCCTTTTCAAAAGCGCTCGGAACCGGCGTTGCGGGCTTTCAGCTCGGAGACATCTATGTCGGACACAATGAAGACGGTAAGCCCGAACTGTACCTCGAAGGGCGCGCAGCCGGTCTCGTCGAAAGGCGGTGCGGAAAGGGTGCGCGCATATTCGTATCGCTCAGTCATGAAAAAGAATATACCGTTGCATTTGTCGTCATTGAAGTGTAG
- the folP gene encoding dihydropteroate synthase — translation MKTLLLKDGIIKTEMSAFVMGIVNVTPDSFWEGSRGGEDLALKLIDEGADIIDIGGESTRPGAAYVSAEEEIRRIIPVIKKIRAASSAAISVDTRKKEVIEAAVSEGADILNDVSALEDDEDIASFAAEKGIPVILMHKRGIPAIMQDNTSYRDVFREVDAYLASRVSYALSRGIEPNKIIVDPGIGFGKDFEANRILIKNCGKLCGGTYPVLMALSRKTCIGEMTGRRAEDRLCGTVAADMIAVMRGASLVRVHDVAAAVDSLRVMKALG, via the coding sequence GTGAAAACGCTTTTACTCAAAGACGGAATTATTAAAACGGAAATGTCCGCCTTTGTCATGGGCATCGTAAATGTAACGCCCGATTCGTTTTGGGAAGGGAGCAGGGGCGGCGAAGATCTTGCGTTAAAACTCATCGATGAAGGAGCCGACATCATCGACATAGGCGGGGAATCGACGAGGCCGGGAGCGGCATACGTGTCGGCGGAAGAAGAGATACGGCGCATCATTCCGGTGATCAAAAAGATTCGAGCCGCATCGTCCGCAGCGATTTCGGTCGATACGCGGAAAAAGGAAGTGATCGAAGCTGCAGTTTCGGAAGGCGCGGATATCTTAAACGACGTTTCCGCTCTCGAAGACGATGAGGACATCGCATCCTTTGCCGCCGAAAAAGGGATCCCCGTCATACTGATGCATAAACGCGGAATTCCTGCTATAATGCAAGATAATACGTCGTACCGAGACGTGTTTCGGGAAGTAGACGCATATCTCGCCTCTCGCGTTTCGTATGCCCTTTCACGAGGCATCGAGCCGAATAAAATCATTGTCGATCCGGGTATCGGTTTCGGCAAAGATTTCGAAGCGAACCGCATTCTTATTAAAAATTGCGGAAAGCTCTGCGGGGGTACGTATCCCGTGCTCATGGCGCTGTCGCGGAAAACCTGCATCGGCGAGATGACGGGACGTCGTGCCGAAGATCGGCTCTGCGGTACGGTTGCGGCGGATATGATCGCCGTTATGCGAGGTGCGTCCCTCGTCCGCGTGCACGATGTGGCGGCGGCCGTCGATTCGCTTCGCGTCATGAAAGCATTAGGTTGA
- a CDS encoding DUF2225 domain-containing protein has translation MTIQGVKKESDKKKTALSYWSKDKCLCPVCNKEFDREIMLSGQGRMIAGKLTDELHRIFEPSKRYGRIYPLIYDIGACPNCFTAMLWSDFKDIKNKDAAEKMYSDSEKRRKAVNTVFPYFDLHRRRTLFDGCAVYYLALLTYEDANVEMLPTMKRAILALRLAWLTGELNERCPGHNYDYITKVFYQKATFFYEQAVVNEMNRVEKSSMLVNCGPDMDKNYGWDGVIYLCGLLEYKYGQTDDQQLRLKKLSRAKTAIARIFGLGKSSKAKPGPLLEKSRDLYDKLSAEVRDDNI, from the coding sequence ATGACAATACAAGGTGTAAAAAAGGAATCCGATAAAAAGAAAACCGCGCTTTCGTATTGGTCGAAAGATAAATGCCTGTGCCCCGTGTGCAATAAAGAGTTCGACCGCGAAATTATGCTTTCGGGGCAGGGCAGAATGATAGCCGGAAAACTCACCGATGAACTGCACCGCATCTTCGAGCCGTCGAAGCGATACGGCCGCATCTATCCCCTCATCTACGATATCGGCGCGTGCCCGAACTGTTTTACGGCGATGCTGTGGTCGGATTTTAAAGACATCAAAAACAAAGACGCAGCGGAAAAAATGTATTCCGATTCGGAAAAACGGAGAAAAGCGGTAAACACCGTATTCCCGTATTTCGACCTGCACCGCCGACGCACACTTTTCGACGGCTGTGCGGTATATTATCTTGCGCTGCTCACCTACGAGGATGCGAACGTCGAAATGCTCCCGACGATGAAGCGCGCGATCCTTGCGCTGCGTCTCGCGTGGCTTACCGGAGAATTGAACGAGCGGTGCCCGGGTCACAATTACGATTATATTACGAAAGTGTTTTATCAAAAAGCGACGTTTTTTTATGAACAGGCGGTTGTAAATGAAATGAACCGCGTTGAAAAAAGTTCCATGCTCGTAAACTGCGGCCCCGATATGGATAAAAATTACGGCTGGGACGGAGTCATCTATCTGTGCGGATTGCTCGAATACAAATACGGACAGACGGACGACCAGCAGCTCCGCCTCAAAAAATTGAGCCGGGCGAAAACGGCGATCGCGCGCATTTTCGGTCTCGGAAAATCGTCGAAGGCGAAGCCCGGCCCCCTGCTCGAAAAATCGCGCGACCTCTACGATAAACTTTCGGCCGAAGTACGCGACGACAATATTTAG